Within Paenibacillus sp. RUD330, the genomic segment CGTATTCGGCCGGATCGCCGACCCGCAGCCCCGAAGCGCGGCGCACCACGTCCTCCAGCACGCGGTCATAGACGCCGGCATGGATGATCGCGCGGGAGCAGGCGCTGCATTTCTGCCCCGAAAAGCCGAAGGCCGAAGCCGCGATCGCCTCCGCGGCCGCCTCGAGATCGGCGCTTTTGTCGACGACGATCGCATCCTTGCCGCCAAGCTCCGCGACGACCCGCTTCATCCAGCGCTGGCCTTTGGCCAGCCGCGACGCTCTCTCATGGATCCGCAGCCCCGTCTCCAGCGATCCCGTAAAGCTGATGAACCGGGTGAGGGGATGATCCACCAGCGCGTCGCCGATGACCGATCCCGGTCCCGGCACGAACTGGATGGCCTGCTCCGGCAGTCCCGCTTCCAGCAGCAGCGCGACGAACCTCGCTGCGATGACCGCTGTCGGGCTGGCCGGCTTGAACACGACCGGATTGCCGCAGACGAGCGCGGCCGCCGTCATGCCGGCCATGATCGCGAGCGGGAAATTCCACGGCGGAATGACGACCCCGGTTCCGAGCGGAATATAGAGAAGCTCGTTGTCTTCCCCCTGCAGGCGGATCAGCGGCTGCGGCGCGCCGATGCGCTCGGCCTCGCGGCCGTAATAGTCCAGAAAATCGATCGCCTCCGCCGTATCGGCGTCGGCTTCCCCCCAGGGCTTGCCCGCCTCCAGCACCATGAGCGCGGAAAATTCATGCTTGCGCCTTCTGAGCAGCGCCGCCGCGCGGTATAGGATCCGCGCCCTCACGGCGAACGGCTCCCGCGCCCAGCCGGCTGCGGCGGCGTGGGCCGCCTCCACCGCTTCCGCCGCCTGGCGCAGGTCCGCCTGGACGACCCGTCCGATCACATCTCCATACCGTGCGGGATTGACGGAATCCGCCGTCGCGCCTTCCATCCTCTCCCTGCCTCCGATCAGAAGCGGATAGGTCAGGCCCTGGCGTCCGCGCTCTTCATCGAGCGCCGCATGGAACAGCGAGCGGTTGCGGTCGTCGCGGAAATCGGTGAGCGGCTCGTTGCGGAACGGTTCCAGCATCTCATTCGCCTCCGTATGTCCTTTTGGCTTGCAGTCATGGGTGTCGGGCACTCTGCCTATATATAATCATGACCGGCCTTGAACATGACTTGGAGCCGCTCGCGCCACAAGCGCCGGCGGAGGGAGGATGAGGGCTCGATGGGATTGGGCAACAAAATATACCGTTCGGTGCTGCTTGGACTCGCCGGCAACGGCGCCGTAGAAGCTGCCGCCCATAAAGTCGGCATGAAGCTCGGAGCTTCCCGCTTCGTCGCCGGAACGACGCTGGACGAAGCGGTCGCAGCCGCATGCCGATTGCGCGACAAAGGCATTCAGGTGTCGATGGATCATCTCGGGGAAGGAATCAAGACGCTGGAAGAAGCGGATGCCTACCGGGATGCCTATATTCTGCTGCTGCAGCGATTGCATCTGGAAGGGCTGTCCGGCAATGTGTCGCTGAAGCCGACGCAGATGGGGCTTGCCCTGGATGAAGCCTCCTGCCGGGAGCGGATCACGGCGATCGCCAGGGAAGCCAAGTCCAGAGGCGCATTCGTGCGGCTGGACATGGAGGACAGTCCCTATACGGGACGCACCATCGAGCTCGTGCGCAGGCTGCACAAGGAAGGGCTGACCAATACCGGAACGGTCATCCAGGCCTATTTGTACCGAAGCGCCGAGGATGTGCGCAAGCTCAGCAACGCCCGCATCAATCTCCGGCTCGTGAAGGGGGCGTACAAGGAAAGCCGGGCGATCGCGTTCGCCAAGCCGGATACGGTCGCGGCCAGCTTCAAGCGGCTGATCCGGATGCGGCTGGACAGCGGCGTCTACACGGCCGTGGCCACGCATGACGACGAGATCATCCGCTGGACCAAGGCTTACGCGGCCCGGCGCGGAGTCTCGAGGGGAGCCTTCGAGTTCCAGATGCTGTACGGAATGAGGATGTCGATGCAGGAGCAGCTTGCCGCCGAAGGATATACCGTCCGCTGTTATGTGCCCTACGGAGAGCGGTGGTATCCGTATTTCGTCAGAAGGCTTGCGGAGCGCCCCGAAAATGTCGGCTTTGTCCTGAGGAACCTGTTCAAGCGGAGCTGAATTCAGGCCGCCCTGACCCGACGAGAGGAGAATGTCGATGAATCCAACTGTGCCCGTCCGCATCCTGCCCGTGGCGTTCGATTACGGCGCCGGGCGCGGAGGCGCCGCATCCGGTCCCGAAGCGCTGCTCCAGGCAGGCCTGGCCGAACGGCTTGCCGGCCTGGGGCGGCAAGCCGTTGTGCTGGCCCGCGTCCCGGCGGCAAGCCTGCAGGCCGAGTTCCGAAGCGCCCCAGGCATGAAGCATTGGGGCCGGGTGCTGGCAATGGCCGAAGAAACGGCAGCGGCAGCGGCTGCCGCTGCCGACGGGGGCTTCCCCCTCATACTGGGCGGCGACCACAGCATCGCCATCGGGACGATAGCCGGCCTGGCCTCCCGCCGGGAGAGGCTGGGCGTCCTGTGGATCGACGCCCACTCCGATCTCAATACCCCCTCTACCACCCCGTCCGGCAATCTTCACGGCATGTCGCTCGCGGCCTGCCTCGGCTTCGGAGATCCGGACCTGGCCGCCGTCGGGGGTTATTCCCCGAAGCTCCAGCCGGAGCGCATCGCGCTTGTCGGAGCCCGTTCCCTCGACGAGGGGGAGCGGGAAATCATCGGCAGGCTCGGCATCGCCTGCTTCACCATGCATGACATCGACCGCAGGGGCATGGCCGACGTCATGAAGGAGGCGATCGCGATCGTCTCGAACGGATCGGACGGCGTCCATCTCAGCTTCGACATCGACAGCGTCGATCCCGGAGAGGCGCCCGGCACCGGCACGCCGGTGCGCGGCGGGCTGTCTTACCGCGAAGCCCATTTGGCCATGGAGCTGCTGCATGAAGCCGGCCTTCTCACCTCGGCGGAGCTGGTCGAGGTCAATCCTCGGCTCGACAGCGGGAACCGGACGGCCCGCCTGGCGGTGGAGCTGCTGGCCTCCCTTTTCGGAGAGAAGATCCTCTAGCCGACCAGCTCTATACCTCGATGACGATCGGCAGGATCATCGGCCTTCTTCTCGTCCGAGCGTAAATATGGCGGGCCAGATCATCCTTGAGCGAACGCTTAACGAGATTCCACCGGCCCGGCCGCTCTTCTTCCAAGCCGTTCACCGTCTTCAGCACGAGCTCCTGGATGCCGGCCATCAGCTCCTCGTTGTCCCGGACGTACACGAAGCCGCGGGAGATGATTTCCGGCTTCGCCAGCATGCGCCCGTCGTACTCGCTCAGCGTCACCACGACGACGAGCATGCCGTCGCCGGACAGCTGCCTGCGGTCCCGCAGCACGATCTGGCCCACATCCCGTCCGAGGCCGTCGACCAGGCTGCTTCCGGCCGGAATCGATTTCCCCTTGCGGGCCTCGCCGCCGGCCAGCTCCACCGTATCGCCGTTGTTCAGGATGAAGACGCGCTCCTGCGGAATACCGACCGCTGCCGCGAGCAGGCGATGCTGATGCAGCATCCGGAACTCTCCGTGGACCGGAATGAGATATCGCGGCTTCATCAAGGTCAGCATGAGCTTCAGCTCTTCCTGGCTGCCATGTCCCGACACATGCATGCCGGTCGCGCTTCCCGCTCCGTAAATGACGTTCGCCCCGATCTGGTACAGATGATCGATGATCCGGGAGACGCTCCGCTCGTTGCCCGGAATCGCGCCGGCCGCGAGGATCACGGTGTCCCCGGGAGCGATGCTCATCTGGCGGTGGCTGCCTGCGGCCAGCCTGGCAAGCGCCGCCATCGGCTCTCCCTGGCTGCCGGTGCACAGCACGGCAATCCGCTCCGGCGGATGATCCCCTGCTTCGCCGGCGTCGATGATCAGCTCCTCCGGCACGTTCAAGTACCCGAGAGAGGCCGCGACATCCACGACATTCACCATGCTTCTCCCGAGCAGCACGAGCTTGCGGCCTGTCGCGGCCGAGGCGTCGACGACCTGCTGCACCCGGTTCACATTGGAGGCGAAGGTGGATAGGAACACTCTCTGCTTCGCCTTGGAGAAGGCATCCAGAATATGGCCTCCGACGACCCTCTCCGAGGGGGTGAAGCCCGGCCTTTCGGCGTTGGTGCTCTCGGAGAGCAGCAGCTGGACTCCCTTGCTGCCGATGTCGGCCATCCGATGCAGATCCGGATAGGGACCGCTGACCGGTGACATGTCGAACTTGAAATCTCCCGTATGCACGATCGTTCCCTGAGGGGTATCAAAGACGATTCCGAGGCAGTCCGGGATGCTGTGGCTGATCGTGAAAAAAGCCGCCTTGAAGCAGCCGCCGAGCTCGACGGCCGAGTCCGCGTCAATGATATGAAGCTGCGCATCGCCCATCAGGCCATGCTCCTTCAGCTTGATCTCGATCAGTCCCATCGTCAGCCTCGTCGCGTACACCGGCACGGGCAGCTGCTTCAATAAATACGGAATGCCTCCGATATGGTCCTCATGCCCGTGGGTAACCAGCAGCGCCCGCACCTGGTCCCTGCGCTCGATCAGATAGGACAGCTCCGGCACGATCAGATCGACGCCGGGCTGGCTCTCGTCCGGAAACTTGGAGCCGCAGTCGATCAGGACGATATCTTCTCCGCACTGAAGCATGTACATGTTTTTGCCGATTTCGTTGACGCCTCCGAGAGCTGCCGCGAGCAGCCTGGAAGGACGCGGCTGCCCTCCGGCCCCCTCTGCTTCCGGCGCATATCCGCGCCGTTCATTCTTGACTCCATCCATCCCATTTCCTCCGCTTCGCTTCCAGCCGATGATGATATTGGGATTCCCGATTGAGCCGGTCGAAATGCGCTTGAAGAGCAAAAAAAACAGAACCGGCCGGCTTGGTCCATGAAAAACAAAACACCAAACCCCTCAAGCTGAAGGGGTTCGGTGTTTCACTTCGAATCTGAAACAGCCTTTTTGCATCGGCTAGACTTTGGCCGTCCGCTTCTGCCGCTCGATCTCCGCGATCAGCTGCGGCTCCGGCGCCTGCCAGCCGGCCGGCTTGGCGACCTTGCCCTGCTCGTTGTAGATCGGCTTGCCGTCCGGCCCGAGCTTGGCCATATTGGCGGCATGTACGATCTCGAACAGCCTCTCCGGCTCGACGCCCATCTCGACGAAGGTCCCGAGCGCGAAGTACATCAGGTCGATCAGCGCGTCGGCCTGATCCTCGACCGTCTCCGCCGCCAAAAACTCGCCGATCTCCTCGGTCATCCAGGATGCCCTCGCCAGCGCCCTTCCGCCTTGCCCTTGAAGCGAGGCGGCTTTCATCCGGCCTGCCAGCTCCTCGGTCGCCCGCCCGGCTTCGGCGACGGCTTCCCCTTCTCCTCTGAAAGCCATCGTCGGAGCTTCCGCGACCGGAGCGCCGAAGGCGGCGTGGAATTGCTTCACCTGCTCGTAATGCTTGTTCATCGTTCCCCTAACCCCTTCGCGAATGAGTTCACGTTCCTCATTGTACCATCGCGAGCAGGCGATGAGAACGGCCAGGAGCTTCCCTGCTGCATGTCCGCCGTTCATTTTGACGGCACGAAGGCCACCTTCCTTCCGACCGGCATCCGGCAACCGCCGCCCCTATCCGGAGCGCCTTGGCCGCAGGCAAGTCTTCCGTCTGCGCCATCGACCGGGAAGCAGCGGACGTAAGGAGTCTCTTGCCTCCCATAATAGGACTCCCGCAGGCCATGAACCGGATCCAGAAATCACATTAATGTGGATCAACAGCACAGACGCCTATGAATAAGAGCAAAAACACGGCAACCAGGCTCCTCCACCGCTGTATGAGATAAATGCCCTTCGTTTGCAACAAAAATCGGGCGCCCCTTGCGGGGCGCCCTTATCATGGGAGAGGAGAAACCGGACGAAGAGCTTATGGGGAAACGTAAGCCTTCTCCGCGGTGTCTACGGCATCTCTCGACGCCGATATCCTCATGATGCCCGCTTACCGGACATTTATACCTAATCGCCCACGAATTTCTGGACCAGCCGCTCTTCGAAAGATTCCCCTTCCTCGTCGTGCCATTGCTCCTTCGGTTCGGCGGCGGCAAGCAGGACCGAGCACTCCCGGAGCAGCCTCGACAGCAGGACGGCTGCCGCGGCAAGCGACGCATCCACGAAGGCCAGCACGGCAACTGGATGGTCTCCGAGCGACATGTAGCCCATCATGCCTCCCATCAGTCCGCCCATGAACCCGGCAAGGGCTCCTTCAAGAGAAGGCAAGACTCCGTGCGGGCTGCCAGCCATATAACCGGCTGCCGCGCAGGCCGCCGCTGCGGCCATCGCAGAGAGCGAAAAGCTGGCCGTGACGAGAGCGAGCAGCGTCCCCCCCGTCAGCCCCGCCGCCATCGCGAGCGTCATGCTGGCCATCATGAGATGCATGCGCGGCGCGCTCCTCATCCATCGAATCCGAAGCGTATAGTAGATGACGGCGATCCCGGCCGCCAGCAAGGACAATACTTTGGCCGCCGCAAATCCGAACGTCTCGGTTCCGCCGCCGGGAGGCTGGCCATGGTCCATGCCGGCCATGCCGGCATCCGCTGCCGCACGACCTGTATCGGCCGCATCCGCAGCTTCTCTGGCTTGCCCATGATTTCCGCTGTCCGCCCTCTCTGAAGTCATCGCCACGAAATTCGTGGCCAAGGACATCGCCGCCGGCATCCCCCGCACTCCCGCTTCCGTTATCAGCCTGCCTTCAGCAGCGGCTGCCGCCCCCGTGCTCAATGTCAATAGCAGGAGCGCCGCTGCAAGCGCTCTCGCCGCCACTCCGATCTTCAGCTTGCCCATGCCTCCTCCTCCAAGCGGATCCGCATCTGCCCAAAAGGCCGTTTCTATAGTTTATAGAAGCCCGGAGCCGCTTAGACTAGCCCTTTCGGGCCTGTCGGGACAATTCAAGTCTTTTCTTCCTCCTCCGCGCTGGTATACTTTTCTAGTACATACATGCGGCGAAGCCACGGAAAGGAACAGAATCGACAACATGAAGAAACTTTTGCCGTTATGGAGCCTGGCCCTGCTGCTCCTGCTGGCTGCCTTCGCAGGCGGCTGCAGCATCGAATGGGAGCAGGCGCCTCCCGCTCCAACAGGCCACGACGTCACGATCTATTTTCCGTCCGACCGCTACCCGGAGACAGCGGAGCATATCCGCAGCGCCGTCTCCAAAGGAGCCTCCCCCATCTGTACGATCCAAAGGGAAGGAGCGGAGGAGAACCGCAAGCTGTCGCTCAAAGGCATTCCGACCAAAAAGAAATACGACCGGGACGAATGGCCGATGGCCATGTGCCGCGAAGGAGGCAGCGGCGCCGATGTCGCCTACGTCAAATCCTCCGACAACCGGGGCGCCGGCTCCTGGATCGGCAACCAGCTGAGCGACTATCCGGACGGGACGAGAATCCGGATCGTCGTCCGCTGAGAAGCCCTCTCGCACAAAAAAAGCGTTCCGCCCTGTCGAACAGGGGCGGAACGCTTTTTTCACCCTACAAAACCTTGTCCAGGAAGCTGATCGTACGCTCATGCTTCGGACTGCCGAACACCTGCTCCGGCGAGCCTTCCTCCACGATGTAGCCGCCGTCCATGAAGATGACGCGGCCGGCCACCTCGCGGGCAAAGCCCATCTCGTGGGTGACGATGACCATCGTCATGCCCTCGCGGGCCAGATCCTTCATGACGCCGAGCACCTCGCCGACCATTTCCGGATCGAGAGCCGAGGTCGGCTCGTCGAACAGCATGATGTCGGGGTTCATCGCCAGCGCGCGGGCGATCGCCACGCGCTGCTTCTGCCCGCCGGACAGCGAGGCCGGATAGGCATTCGCCTTGTCCGCCAGTCCGACCCGGTCGAGCAGCTTCAAGGCCGCGGTCCTGGCTTCCTCCGCCTTCAGCTTGTTCAGCTCCACGGGAGCGAACATGATGTTTTTCAGCACCGTCATATTGGGGAACAGGTTGAAATGCTGGAATACCATCCCGATATTTTCGCGAACCTTGTTGATATCCGTGCGGCGGTCGTTGATGTCCATCTCGTCCACCATGACCGTGCCTTCCGTGATGTCCTCCAGCCGGTTCAGGCAGCGCAGCAAGGTGCTCTTGCCGGAGCCGGAAGGTCCGATGACGCAGACGACCTCGCCTTCCTGGACCTTCAGGTCGATGCCTTTGAGGACATGGTTCGTGCCGAAGCTCTTTTTAAGTCCGGTGACGCTGATTTTACCCATTCTTGATCTTCCTTTCCATCCCGTCGGCAATCTTCGTCAGCACCGTGATGACGATGAGGTACATGACCGCTACCGTGGCCCAGATGATGAACGACTCGAACGTGCGGGCGATGACGATCTTGCCCGACTGGGTCAGCTCCACGAGTCCGATGACGGACAGAATGGACGTATCCTTGAGCGTGATGACCATCTGGTTGATGAAGGATGGGATCATGACCTTCACCGCCTGCGGAATGACGATTTTGATCATCGCCTTGCGGTAGGACAAGCCCAGCGAGCGGGCCGCTTCCATCTGGCCGCGGTCGATGGACTGGATGCCGCCGCGGATGATTTCCGTCATATACGCGCCGGCGTTGAGCGAGAGCGTCAGGACGGCCGCCAGGAAGAGCGGCATCTTGAAGTCGAGCGCCTGCGGAATGCCGAAATAAATGAAGAATGCCAGCACGATCAGCGGTATGCCGCGGAAGATGTCCACGAATACCGTGGCGATGCCGCGCAGCCAGCGATTGCGGCCGACCTTCATGAAGCCGAAGATCAGGCCCAGAATGAAGGCGAAGAAGAGCGATACGATCGTGTACAGCAGCGTTTTGCCGAGTCCCTTGAGCAGCGCCGGCAGCGATTCGACGACGAGCGCCCAGCCGGTTTTGTTCGCAGCCGCTACGAGGTATTTTTCTTTTATTTCTTTCAGCTTGCCGTTCTGCTCCAAGTTCGCAAAGCCTTGGTTGAATTTTTCCAGCAGCTCGGCATTTTGGCCCTTCCCTACTGCAAACCCATAGGAAGCACCTTCGGTCCGCTCACCGACCGTTTTCAGGCCGTTGTTCTGCTTGACGCCATACTCCAACACGGGATAATCGTCGAAGCAGGCAGCCGAATTGCCGCCCTTGACCTCGTCGTACATCTGGGCGGAGTCGTCGAACGGCACGAGTTTGAAGCCGTATTTGGCGCTGATGGATTCCGCATACGAATAACCTTCCGTACCGGTTTTGACGGCTACCCGCTTGCCCTTGAGGTCTTCATAGCCCTTGATGGAGTCGTTGTCGGCCTTGACAGCCATGATGACCCCGGACGTGAAGTACGGAGTGGAGAAGTCGAACTTCGCCTTGCGCTCGTCGGTGATGCTCATGCCGGCGATGACGCCGTCCACCTGCTTCGCCTCGAGCGCCTGCACGGCTGCGTTGAAGCCGAGCGGCTTAATGTTGACCTTGAAGTTCTGATCCTCGGCGATCGCCCGGATCAGATCCATGTCGATGCCGACATACTGTCCGTTGACATCCTGGAACTCGAACGGAGCGAACGTGACATCCGTGGCGATGTCATACGTTTTGACGGCCTGCTCGGCCGCCGACGCCGGCTGTACGGACCCGGCCAGTCCCGTCGCGGCAAACAGCATGACTGCCATTGTAAACCATAAAGCGCGCAATGATTTCATACAGACCTCCGCATTCTTTTTCAAACAGTACAGATGTTTATAAACGAATACCCCACGATTTACGCACTCGGCGGGGATTTTTCATTGTACCAAATTTCGCGGCCGTTTGCGAAAGGCCTCTGGATTAGCATGCCAAAAAGCCCCGGCGGAATACCGGGGCGAGCTTCATTCTGTTCCTGCCGTTCTAAGGGCTCCTCATCGCCTTGCGGAGCTGCGGATCGAAGGCATCCGCCCGAATCATTTCACCAGACGGACCATCAAGGCGTTGCTCAGAAGGCGGCCCGGCCTCGTCAAGTACTTGCCGTCGTAATAAAGGCCGCTCGATGCGCCTCCATCGAGGTTCATCGCCTGCCAGGCGCCGAGGCTCTTCATGACGGCGGCCAGCTGCGGAATGGTCGCGCCTCCGGTCGTCACGATGATCAGCTTGTGGTCGCGGGTCAGGCCCAGCGCGCTGCGGGAACCGCCGCCCGTCAAAATCTTCGGATCGCGGAAGCCTTCCGTCTTCGGATCAATCGCCGCAGCTCCATCCTTCAGCAGCCTTGGTCCTGCCTGCACCGCTCCGTCCACACCGCCGTCCGGATAGCGGGCCTCGAACTCGGCGCCGGACAGCAGCTCGGTCAGCATATTGGAATCGAAGGTGAAGACCGTCTTTTTGTCGCCGGAGCTCTTGTAGAGCATCTGCCCTCCATTGAACAGGTATCCGTATGGATTTTTGACGCTGGAATCGGTATACGCGTCGAAGAAAGCCCCGTTGACGGCGAGAACCGCCCCTCCGCGCTTCGCCATCGCCGCCAGCTCCTCGGTACGTCCCGCCTTGCCTCCGGCGACAGCCACCTCCAGGTCGACGCGGGGGTCCATCAGCGACACCTTCGCCGTCTGGACGGAGAAGCTTCTGCCTGCCGCCTTGACCGACCTGCTTTCGATGACGATCGGCTTTCTCGCCACGCTGAAGGCGCCTCTCGGCACAAGCGGCAGCCTGAGCTTCCCGCCGTCCAGGGACAGGGATACGGCATTAGCCGACAGGAGCCGCTCCGACCCGATGCCGAATTGCTTGCTCAAAAAGGAAAGAGGCACGTAAGCAGCCCCGTTTTCCAGAAAAGGAGCTCTATTCAACGAGGCCTTCTCCCCGTTCGCGACGGCTTCTTTTTTGCCGATCGTCAGAACGGCCTTGCTGCCGTCCCGCACAATTTCGGCCGTCTCTTTGCCTGCGTCCCAGGACACGCTCATCCCGGGCAGCTGCTTGAGCGCGCGGAGCGGCACGAACGACGCGTCGGCGTCCGTGTATCCGTATGTTTTCTCCGCCGCATGAGCCGGCGCGGCTCCCAGCGCCAGGCCCGGAAACAGCGATGCTGCCGCCAGCAGCAGCATTCCCCTCGATTTTCGGCTTGCAGATGATGTCTTCATTGCCTGACTCCCTTTCGTTCCAGCCTTGCTGTAGTCGCGGTCCGACCGCACTGCAGCCGCGGACCGCCTTTATTTATGTCGACCTCAAGGCTTGCCGCTGTTAGTCTTTTTCCTGATGAAAGGGAGGATTTGGAAGCAACGAAGGAGAAACTGCTTGTCAAAAACATTCCTGCTTTCATCAGGATTGAAAACAGGGCATAACAAAAAGCTCCCCTCGCGATAGCAGGCATTTTATTCTTTCACCTGTCTACCTTATGGGGAGCCTATCAACTTCCGGCTGCCGCTTGCTCTTCTCTTCGCCTCCCGACGGAATCAGCCCCTGTCGAGCAGACGGGACAGAATGACCGCCATCTCCGCCCTCGTAAGCGGCTGATCCGGCTTGAAGGTTCCGTCCGGGTAACCTGCCATCAGATTTTCCTTCACCGCTCTCCCGATCGCCGAGCTCGCCCAGTAGCTGTCGGGAACATCCTTGAATGCCGATGCCATCGTATTCCACCATCCTTCTCCACCGAATGATTCGTTGAAATCCACCGTCATGCCCGCAAGCTTCTGATCGTTGCTGTACTGGCGGATATTGGCGCGGCTGCTGAGCTTGCCCCGGCTCCAGGAATACGTCTGCCAGTACGCCTGGGCCGCTCCTCGCCTGGCCATCTCCTCCACGACGGCATAGGAGCCGTACACGCCGATCCGATAAGCCGGAATTTGCGCCCGGGCCGCTGTCAGATAAGCCTCGATCGCGGCATAATCCGATGCCTGGGCATCATAGTCGACGGCGAAATAGATGACGCTGCCGGCCGGCTGCCCGACGGCTTGCGCCTCCAGAAGCGCAGCCGCTCCGTCGGCCTTGCCGGCCGCCGCTCCCGATGCCGCGCGGTTGTTCGCCGTCTCGTATACGGAGACGATCATCATGCCCGCTCCCGTGATGGCCTCGGCCTCGGCGCGCGTCAGCCTCTTCCAGGCATACGCCGCCGGCACGAGGTAGCGGCAGGCGAAAGCATAGCCGGCCGCGGCCGCCGCCTTGGCCGTTGAAGCGGTCAACGGAACCGCGCAATCGATTCCTTTCATCTTCCTCTCCTCCTTGCATCCGTTCTCTCCCTATCAGTCTATGACGGGACTGCCGGATTCTCTCGGGCTGACGCCGCTCCGTCCTTCAAAAATATGTCGCGCCATCCGCGCGAACCTCTTCACCGAACGGCGTCCAGGCAAAACAGGCGTGCACCGCTTTTGGTCCCCTACCAAAAAAAGCAGGCTGCCGCGCAGCCTGCTCCCAATGGATCTCAACCCGCCTCGCTCGTCTCCGCCACGAGCTCGCCCTTGATGTACCAGGTGTGGGCATCGACGATTCTCGCCTGGACGAACTGTCCGATCAGCGACTTCGGCCCTTCCAGATGAACGAGCTTGTTGCTGCGCGTGCGCCCGGACAGCATATCCGGCCGGTTCTTGCTTTCGCTCTCGACCAGCACTTCAACCGTCCGCCCCAGCAGCGCCTCATGGGCTTCCCGGCCGATCTCGGCGAGCAAGGCGTTCAGCCTCGTCAGCCGGGCTTTCTTGACCTCCTCCGGCACGTCGTTGTCCATGCCCGCAGCCGGAGTTCCCTCCCTCGGCGAGTGGATGAACGTATAGGCGAAGTCGAACCTGACCTCGCGAACGAGCGACAGCGTCTCCTCGAACTGCTCCTCCGTCTCGCCGGGAAACCCGACGATGATGTCGCTGGTCAGCACCGCGTCCGGAATCGCCGCCCGGATTTTGCCCGTGAGCTCCAGATACGCCTCTCTCGTATACTTGCGGCTCATCCTCTTCAGCACCTCCGTGCTGCCCGACTGGACCGGCAGGTGGATATGCTCCACGAGATTGCCGCGCTGCGCGAGAACGGAAATCAGCTGATCGTCGAAGTCGCGCGGATGGGAGGTCGTGAAGCGGACCCGCGGGACGGCGATGCCGGCAATATCCCGCATCAGATCTCCGAACCGGTAAC encodes:
- a CDS encoding glycoside hydrolase domain-containing protein, with the translated sequence MKGIDCAVPLTASTAKAAAAAGYAFACRYLVPAAYAWKRLTRAEAEAITGAGMMIVSVYETANNRAASGAAAGKADGAAALLEAQAVGQPAGSVIYFAVDYDAQASDYAAIEAYLTAARAQIPAYRIGVYGSYAVVEEMARRGAAQAYWQTYSWSRGKLSSRANIRQYSNDQKLAGMTVDFNESFGGEGWWNTMASAFKDVPDSYWASSAIGRAVKENLMAGYPDGTFKPDQPLTRAEMAVILSRLLDRG
- a CDS encoding phosphodiester glycosidase family protein; the protein is MKTSSASRKSRGMLLLAAASLFPGLALGAAPAHAAEKTYGYTDADASFVPLRALKQLPGMSVSWDAGKETAEIVRDGSKAVLTIGKKEAVANGEKASLNRAPFLENGAAYVPLSFLSKQFGIGSERLLSANAVSLSLDGGKLRLPLVPRGAFSVARKPIVIESRSVKAAGRSFSVQTAKVSLMDPRVDLEVAVAGGKAGRTEELAAMAKRGGAVLAVNGAFFDAYTDSSVKNPYGYLFNGGQMLYKSSGDKKTVFTFDSNMLTELLSGAEFEARYPDGGVDGAVQAGPRLLKDGAAAIDPKTEGFRDPKILTGGGSRSALGLTRDHKLIIVTTGGATIPQLAAVMKSLGAWQAMNLDGGASSGLYYDGKYLTRPGRLLSNALMVRLVK